In Acidobacteriota bacterium, the following are encoded in one genomic region:
- the tuf gene encoding elongation factor Tu (EF-Tu; promotes GTP-dependent binding of aminoacyl-tRNA to the A-site of ribosomes during protein biosynthesis; when the tRNA anticodon matches the mRNA codon, GTP hydrolysis results; the inactive EF-Tu-GDP leaves the ribosome and release of GDP is promoted by elongation factor Ts; many prokaryotes have two copies of the gene encoding EF-Tu) has protein sequence EEGGRHTPFFTGYRPQFYFRTTDVTGVAQLPEGVEMVMPGDNIAMTIELIMPIAMEKGLRFAIREGGRTVGAGTISDIIE, from the coding sequence GGAAGAAGGTGGACGGCATACGCCCTTCTTCACGGGCTACCGGCCGCAGTTCTACTTCCGCACGACGGACGTGACGGGTGTGGCGCAACTGCCGGAAGGCGTGGAGATGGTGATGCCGGGCGACAATATCGCGATGACGATCGAGTTGATTATGCCGATTGCGATGGAGAAGGGCCTGCGGTTCGCCATTCGCGAAGGCGGCCGCACAGTCGGCGCGGGCACGA